The proteins below are encoded in one region of Tessaracoccus aquimaris:
- a CDS encoding LacI family DNA-binding transcriptional regulator, with the protein MTEKVVGMVLVRPAPIQGMQPFMSDLAQGIEAAFAGHDTSLLIQLVSDPAEEQRLWRRWADERSVDAIIMTDHHEGDPRVGLAAELPIPVVLLGGDSPSLPLSHVFVDNAEGARAAARTFADLGHRHLARVGGPRNLLHTQARDEAFHRVADELGLTVVLGYGDFSERSGGDAVRALLERPVPPTAILFDNDLMAVGGIAVAAELGRRVPADLAVIAWDDTANARLSTPPLSVVAIDVFELGSTLGAATLDALAGAEPRVYTVPAPTVRLAEST; encoded by the coding sequence ATGACCGAGAAGGTCGTTGGCATGGTGCTGGTGCGCCCGGCCCCCATCCAGGGCATGCAGCCGTTCATGTCCGATCTCGCCCAGGGCATCGAGGCCGCCTTCGCCGGCCACGACACGAGCCTGCTGATCCAACTGGTCAGCGACCCGGCCGAGGAGCAGAGGTTGTGGCGCCGCTGGGCCGACGAGCGCTCGGTCGACGCGATCATCATGACCGACCATCACGAGGGTGACCCACGCGTCGGCCTCGCGGCGGAACTGCCGATCCCGGTGGTGCTGCTCGGCGGCGACTCCCCCTCCCTGCCGCTCAGCCATGTCTTTGTGGACAACGCGGAGGGCGCGCGGGCGGCGGCCCGCACCTTCGCGGACCTCGGCCACCGGCATCTCGCCCGGGTCGGCGGCCCCAGGAACCTGCTGCACACGCAGGCCCGCGACGAGGCCTTTCACCGGGTCGCAGACGAACTGGGCCTTACCGTCGTGCTCGGCTACGGCGACTTCTCGGAGCGTTCGGGGGGCGACGCGGTGCGGGCACTCCTCGAGCGGCCGGTGCCGCCGACGGCGATCCTCTTCGACAACGACCTGATGGCGGTCGGCGGCATCGCCGTGGCCGCGGAACTCGGGCGCCGGGTCCCTGCCGACCTTGCGGTCATCGCCTGGGACGACACGGCGAACGCCCGGCTCTCGACCCCGCCGCTGAGCGTCGTCGCGATCGACGTGTTCGAACTGGGCAGCACGCTCGGTGCCGCGACGCTCGACGCGCTTGCAGGGGCCGAGCCGCGCGTGTACACGGTCCCCGCCCCCACCGTCAGGCTCGCAGAAAGCACCTGA